A genomic segment from Alphaproteobacteria bacterium encodes:
- a CDS encoding potassium/proton antiporter translates to MHSNYSLDGWVLIISLLLLLAILASDLSKRLKVPAPLLFLITGMLAGSDGIGGIYFDNVELAKDIGIIALSFSLFSGGLDTPWKLVKPIFWSGLALSTLGVLISTGLVAIFAYSLLDFTLMEGFLLGAIVSATDAAAIFSLFRSRYFLVKRNLRMLVEFESGSNDPMAILLVFIILNMMKDPSYTVFGLSTMFLTQVLGGIVVGILVGKIAVHLFRKMKLEYRELYPVFTISLVLFTYGATSAIGGSGFLATYLLGIVLYQHDFHHKYNIKKFHAALTWLCEISMFLVLGLLVFPKQLHEIFNLDLLLPFFLIFFARPVSVFVSLAFSGYSGKDKFLVSWLGLRGAVPIVLATFPMVMGIPKANTIFNLVFFVVLISFLVQGGLAARFIKWLKIEN, encoded by the coding sequence ATGCATTCTAACTATAGCCTTGATGGATGGGTTCTGATTATCTCTCTCCTGTTGTTGCTCGCCATTCTTGCCAGTGACTTGTCCAAACGACTCAAAGTCCCAGCACCTTTGCTTTTCCTGATTACGGGTATGCTTGCTGGTTCCGATGGTATCGGTGGAATTTACTTCGACAATGTTGAACTCGCCAAAGACATTGGGATCATAGCTTTATCTTTTTCTCTGTTTTCTGGGGGACTTGATACACCTTGGAAACTCGTCAAACCCATCTTTTGGTCAGGGCTTGCCCTTTCAACTCTTGGGGTCCTTATTTCAACAGGCCTCGTTGCTATTTTTGCCTATTCGCTTCTGGATTTCACGCTCATGGAAGGGTTTCTCTTAGGCGCCATTGTTTCAGCCACAGATGCGGCGGCTATTTTCTCCCTCTTCCGCTCTCGGTATTTTTTGGTAAAGCGAAATTTGCGTATGCTCGTCGAGTTCGAATCCGGCAGCAATGACCCTATGGCGATTCTTCTCGTCTTTATCATCTTGAACATGATGAAAGATCCAAGCTATACGGTATTCGGTTTATCAACAATGTTTTTGACCCAAGTTCTGGGAGGCATTGTTGTTGGTATTTTGGTCGGTAAGATTGCGGTTCATCTCTTTCGAAAAATGAAGCTTGAATATCGAGAGCTATACCCTGTGTTCACCATTTCGCTCGTGCTGTTCACTTATGGTGCAACTTCCGCGATCGGGGGAAGTGGATTCCTGGCAACTTACCTTCTGGGAATTGTTTTGTATCAACATGACTTTCATCACAAATATAACATCAAGAAATTTCACGCCGCCTTAACATGGCTTTGTGAAATCAGCATGTTTTTGGTCCTTGGATTGCTGGTCTTTCCAAAACAACTGCATGAAATCTTCAACCTTGATTTGCTCTTACCCTTCTTCCTTATCTTTTTTGCAAGACCCGTTAGTGTTTTCGTATCCTTGGCATTCTCCGGCTATTCCGGTAAGGATAAATTCTTGGTCTCCTGGCTCGGATTACGAGGCGCCGTTCCCATTGTGCTTGCCACCTTCCCTATGGTGATGGGCATTCCTAAGGCCAATACCATCTTCAATCTCGTCTTCTTTGTTGTGCTCATTTCCTTCCTCGTGCAAGGAGGTCTTGCCGCCCGCTTCATCAAATGGCTTAAGATTGAGAATTAG